From a single Calothrix sp. NIES-2098 genomic region:
- a CDS encoding DEAD/DEAH box helicase domain-containing protein, with translation MSDIFNRLAPFIQEYIYHHNWTELRPAQIAACQVIFDTDSHLLVAAATAAGKTEAAFLPVVTRLHENPTNSIGALYIGPIKALINDQFERLNGLLKAADIPVWHWHGDVSQSHKNHLLKNPKGILQITPESLESLLVNKHNDLIRLFGDLRFVVIDEIHAFMGSERGCQIICQLQRLANLTQTQPRRIGLSATLGDYSMAEDWLRSGTEKSVITPKIEGGKRQIKLAVEHFYLNDEVDEIEVTSYDRYLFNLSKSRKCLIFANNRTQTESVIASLRRIATEQALPDIYHVHHGSISASLRQVAENAMREPKNPAVTAATLTLELGIDIGHLERVIQLESPLSVASFLQRLGRTGRRGEAADMRFVCAETQPSLEASLPEQIPWQLLQCIAIIQLYLEERWIEPIKPVKYPLSLLYHQTMSILAATGELSPAALAKQVLNLPPFAAISQEDFKLLLRYLIDIDHIQKTETGKLIIGLTGERVVRKFQFYAVFTDSQEYTVKQGTTEIGSILKPPLVGNQFALAGRTWEVAEIDLKKRVISVKPVEGKATIYWRGGGGIIHTKVLQRMRQVLLEDLEYSYLQTNALQCLQRVRQLAREAGLDKQYIFRLENGKCCIFPWMGTLAYRTLERWLNSCCRESLEIKNIGGMNPYYLTLKLGKNKFPDLAQQIAALAEERITPEYLVSESEAPELQKYDEFIPYPLLRKAFIRDYLDIEELQQQVAHW, from the coding sequence ATGAGTGACATTTTCAATCGTCTTGCACCCTTTATTCAAGAATATATTTATCATCACAACTGGACTGAATTACGCCCAGCCCAAATTGCTGCTTGTCAAGTTATCTTTGATACGGATTCTCATTTACTAGTTGCAGCAGCCACAGCTGCGGGTAAAACAGAAGCAGCATTTTTGCCTGTTGTGACTCGATTGCATGAAAATCCTACTAATAGCATAGGCGCATTATATATTGGGCCTATCAAAGCCTTAATTAATGACCAATTTGAACGCCTCAACGGCTTGTTAAAAGCAGCAGATATTCCAGTTTGGCATTGGCATGGAGATGTTTCTCAAAGCCATAAAAATCATCTATTAAAAAACCCTAAAGGTATTTTGCAAATTACACCAGAATCTTTAGAAAGTTTATTAGTTAATAAACACAATGACTTAATTCGCTTATTTGGCGATCTACGGTTTGTAGTGATTGACGAAATTCACGCTTTTATGGGTTCAGAACGTGGTTGTCAGATTATTTGTCAATTGCAGCGTTTAGCGAATTTAACGCAAACACAACCCCGCCGCATTGGTTTGTCAGCAACCCTTGGTGATTACTCAATGGCGGAAGATTGGTTACGTTCTGGCACGGAAAAGTCAGTTATTACGCCCAAAATTGAGGGAGGAAAACGTCAAATTAAACTAGCTGTAGAACATTTTTATCTCAACGATGAAGTTGATGAAATAGAAGTAACTTCATACGATAGATATCTGTTTAATCTCAGCAAATCTCGTAAATGTCTCATCTTTGCGAATAACCGCACGCAAACAGAATCTGTAATTGCATCCTTGCGCAGAATCGCTACAGAACAAGCATTACCAGATATTTATCATGTACATCATGGCAGTATATCTGCTAGCTTGCGGCAAGTAGCGGAAAATGCTATGCGCGAACCCAAGAATCCGGCGGTGACTGCTGCAACATTGACTCTAGAATTAGGCATAGATATTGGTCATTTAGAAAGAGTCATTCAGTTAGAATCTCCCCTTTCTGTAGCTAGTTTTTTACAGCGTTTAGGACGTACTGGCAGAAGAGGTGAAGCTGCTGATATGCGCTTTGTTTGCGCAGAAACTCAACCTTCCCTAGAAGCATCTCTCCCAGAACAAATTCCTTGGCAATTGTTGCAGTGCATTGCCATTATCCAACTGTATTTAGAGGAGCGATGGATTGAACCAATTAAGCCAGTAAAATATCCCTTGAGTTTGCTATATCACCAGACAATGAGTATTTTAGCAGCAACAGGCGAACTTTCACCTGCTGCCTTAGCTAAACAAGTTTTAAACTTACCACCGTTTGCTGCTATTTCTCAGGAAGATTTTAAACTATTGCTACGCTACTTAATTGATATTGACCATATTCAAAAAACAGAAACAGGTAAATTAATTATCGGATTGACTGGAGAAAGAGTAGTAAGGAAATTTCAGTTCTATGCCGTCTTTACTGACAGTCAAGAATATACAGTAAAGCAAGGTACAACAGAAATTGGTAGTATTTTAAAGCCGCCTCTTGTTGGCAATCAATTTGCCTTAGCAGGTAGAACTTGGGAAGTCGCAGAAATTGATTTAAAAAAAAGAGTGATTTCTGTTAAACCTGTAGAGGGTAAAGCTACTATTTATTGGCGTGGTGGTGGAGGAATCATCCATACCAAAGTTTTACAACGGATGCGGCAAGTTTTATTGGAAGATTTAGAATATAGTTACTTACAAACAAATGCTCTGCAATGTTTACAAAGAGTTCGCCAGTTAGCGAGAGAAGCTGGTTTAGATAAACAGTATATATTTCGATTAGAAAACGGTAAATGCTGTATCTTTCCTTGGATGGGAACTTTAGCTTACCGTACATTAGAAAGATGGCTGAATTCCTGCTGTCGTGAATCTTTGGAAATTAAAAATATTGGGGGGATGAATCCTTATTATCTGACACTTAAATTAGGTAAGAATAAATTTCCAGATTTGGCTCAACAAATTGCAGCATTGGCTGAAGAAAGAATTACGCCGGAGTATTTGGTAAGTGAATCTGAAGCACCAGAACTACAAAAGTACGATGAATTTATTCCTTATCCACTATTAAGAAAGGCTTTTATTAGAGATTATTTAGATATCGAAGAACTACAGCAGCAAGTGGCGCATTGGTAG
- a CDS encoding WD-40 repeat-containing protein, producing the protein MNFTTSKAQEFEEYSSGLLSDYVTAIAWSPDGTNLAATSAAGEVILWNHDDLVTMQTGDGKSVDCIAFSPDGKFLAIGGQDGQVKIWQGNELIATLENAPAWVDKLAWNHTSNQLAFSLGRYVQVWDADTNEIVVTLNFDNSSVLGIDWRRDGEYLAISGYQGVKIWHTPDWDEEPYILSMPTVSVAMAWSPNGKFLASGNMDRSVTVLEWGNPDPWVMRGFPGKIRQLAWSEATTQLGAPILASSSVEGIVVWEKLEDDSLGWEARVLTNHVDVISAIAFAPQSFLLASAAADGWLCLWNNAQEVSQILTGVSAGFSCLAWHPQSNYLAAGGEQGELLIWSKVIQD; encoded by the coding sequence ATGAACTTTACAACTAGTAAAGCCCAAGAATTTGAAGAATATTCTTCGGGGCTACTTTCAGATTATGTAACTGCGATCGCTTGGTCGCCTGATGGTACAAACTTAGCCGCAACTTCCGCCGCTGGGGAGGTCATACTGTGGAATCATGATGACCTAGTAACTATGCAAACTGGTGATGGTAAATCAGTAGATTGCATTGCCTTTTCTCCAGATGGGAAATTTTTGGCTATTGGCGGACAAGATGGACAGGTAAAAATTTGGCAAGGTAATGAATTAATCGCCACCTTAGAAAATGCCCCAGCATGGGTTGATAAGCTAGCTTGGAATCATACAAGTAATCAACTGGCTTTTAGTTTGGGGCGTTATGTGCAAGTTTGGGATGCAGACACAAATGAAATTGTCGTCACGTTAAATTTCGATAACTCATCGGTTTTAGGTATTGATTGGCGCAGGGATGGGGAATACTTAGCCATTAGCGGTTATCAGGGAGTCAAAATTTGGCACACTCCAGACTGGGATGAGGAACCATACATCTTATCCATGCCTACTGTCAGTGTAGCTATGGCATGGTCGCCCAATGGCAAATTTCTCGCTTCTGGCAACATGGATCGCAGCGTCACCGTTTTGGAATGGGGTAATCCTGACCCTTGGGTGATGCGCGGCTTTCCTGGTAAAATTCGCCAATTAGCATGGTCAGAAGCTACCACCCAATTAGGTGCGCCGATTTTAGCATCCTCCAGCGTTGAAGGTATTGTGGTTTGGGAAAAGCTAGAAGATGATTCCTTAGGTTGGGAAGCACGAGTTTTAACTAATCATGTTGATGTAATATCTGCGATCGCTTTTGCACCGCAAAGCTTTTTATTAGCATCTGCCGCTGCTGACGGTTGGCTGTGTTTGTGGAATAACGCCCAAGAAGTCAGCCAAATTCTCACAGGTGTATCAGCAGGATTCTCCTGTCTAGCTTGGCATCCTCAAAGTAATTATCTGGCCGCGGGTGGCGAACAAGGGGAATTACTGATTTGGTCAAAAGTAATACAAGATTAA
- a CDS encoding cobalamin synthesis protein P47K, with amino-acid sequence MISAETSNSVPVTVLTGYLGAGKTTLLNHILTYEHGKKVAVIVNEFGEVGIDNQLVIDADEEIFEMNNGCICCTVRGDLIRIIGNLMKRRDKFDHLVIETTGLADPAPVIQTFFVDEDMQNQLSLDAVVTVVDAKHIWQHWEADEAQEQIAFADVILLNKTDLVTPDVLEELENRIRGMNALAKIYRTRNSELSMDALLGVKAFDLDRALEIDPNFLGEDAHVHDETVYSVALVEKGTVDAQKLNAWMTELLRTQGPNIFRMKGILNIAGEENRFVFQGVHMIFDGRPDRPWKPNETPKNELVFIGRNLDETKLKQDFLACLA; translated from the coding sequence ATGATCTCTGCCGAAACATCCAATTCTGTACCTGTAACCGTTCTGACTGGCTATCTTGGTGCAGGTAAAACCACCTTACTAAATCACATTCTCACCTACGAACACGGCAAGAAAGTCGCTGTCATCGTCAATGAATTTGGTGAAGTTGGCATTGATAATCAATTGGTTATCGATGCAGATGAAGAAATCTTTGAGATGAATAATGGCTGTATCTGTTGTACAGTCAGGGGTGATTTAATTCGCATCATCGGCAACTTGATGAAACGGCGCGATAAGTTTGACCATTTAGTAATTGAAACTACAGGTTTAGCTGACCCTGCACCAGTAATTCAAACCTTCTTCGTCGATGAAGATATGCAAAATCAACTGTCTTTAGATGCAGTGGTGACAGTTGTTGATGCCAAGCATATTTGGCAGCATTGGGAAGCGGATGAAGCGCAAGAACAGATTGCTTTTGCCGATGTAATTTTACTGAATAAAACTGATTTAGTCACACCAGATGTATTAGAAGAACTAGAAAATCGGATTCGGGGGATGAATGCATTAGCTAAAATCTACCGTACCCGTAATTCTGAATTATCAATGGATGCTTTATTGGGTGTGAAGGCCTTTGATTTGGATCGTGCTTTAGAAATCGATCCTAACTTTTTAGGTGAAGATGCCCACGTACATGATGAAACTGTTTATTCTGTAGCTTTAGTAGAAAAAGGTACAGTTGATGCACAAAAATTAAATGCTTGGATGACCGAATTATTGCGTACCCAAGGCCCCAATATCTTCCGGATGAAAGGCATTTTAAATATTGCTGGAGAAGAGAATCGCTTTGTGTTCCAAGGAGTCCACATGATATTTGATGGTAGACCAGATCGCCCTTGGAAACCCAACGAAACCCCTAAAAATGAACTAGTCTTCATCGGTCGCAATCTTGATGAAACTAAACTCAAACAAGATTTCCTAGCCTGTTTAGCTTAA
- a CDS encoding methionine synthase produces the protein MAHPFLERLRSPERPVIVFDGAMGTNLQTQNLTAEDFGGPQYEGCNEYLVHTNPEAVAKVHRDFLAAGADVIETDTFGATSIVLAEYDLADQTYYLNKTAAELAKRVAAEFSTPEKPRFVAGSIGPTTKLPTLGHIDFNTMKTAFAEQADALWDGGVDIFIVETCQDVLQIKAALNGIEEVFAKKGDRRPLMVSVTMESMGTMLVGTEISAVLTILEPFPIDILGLNCATGPDLMKPHIKYLAEHSPFTVSCIPNAGLPENVGGQAHYRLTPMELRMALMHFVEDLGVQVIGGCCGTRPEHIQQLAEIAKDLKPKVRQPNLEPAAASIYTTQPYDQDNSFLIVGERLNASGSKKCRELLNAEDWDGLVSMARSQVKEGAHILDVNVDYVGRDGVRDMHELVSRIVNNVTLPLMLDSTEWEKMEAGLKVAGGKCLLNSTNYEDGEPRFLKVLELAKKYGAGVVIGTIDEEGMARTAEKKFAIAQRAYRQAVEYGIPPTEIFFDTLALPISTGIEEDRANGKATIEAIRRIRQELPGCHVILGVSNISFGLSPAARIVLNSMFLHEAMSVGMDAAIVSASKILPLSKIEPQHQEVCRQLIYDERRFEGNVCVYDPLGELTTVFAGVTTKRNKGVDESLPIEERLKRHIIDGERIGLEAQLTKALEQYPPLEIINTFLLDGMKVVGELFGSGQMQLPFVLQSAETMKAAVAYLEPFMEKSEAGNNAKGTVIIATVKGDVHDIGKNLVDIILSNNGYKVINLGIKQSVENIIQAYEQHKPDCIAMSGLLVKSTAFMKENLEVFNEKGISVPVILGGAALTPKFVYEDCQNTYKGKVVYGKDAFSDLHFMDKLMPAKAADKWDNLQGFLDEAGTEKSEIASPKSEVITEKSSLKTQNLELSNEIDTRRSEAVSVDIERPTPPFWKTKLLQSSDISLEKIFNYLDLQALIAGQWQFRKPKEQTKEEYQAFLNEKVYPILEDWKNRIIAEKLLHPQVIYGYFPCQAEGNKLHIYDTNRLDAKEIAKFEFPRQKSLRRLCIADFFAPKESGIIDVFPMQAVTVGEIATEYAQKLFADHQYTDYLYFHGLAVQLAEALAEWTHARIRQELGFAAEEPDNIRDILAQRYRGSRYSFGYPACPNIQDQYKQLELLRTDRINLYMDESEQLYPEQSTTAIIAYHPVAKYFSA, from the coding sequence ATGGCTCATCCTTTTCTTGAACGTTTACGTAGTCCAGAACGCCCGGTTATTGTCTTTGATGGGGCGATGGGCACTAATCTGCAAACACAAAACCTGACTGCTGAGGATTTCGGCGGCCCGCAGTATGAAGGTTGTAACGAATACTTAGTTCATACCAACCCGGAAGCTGTCGCTAAAGTTCACCGTGACTTTCTCGCTGCTGGTGCAGATGTAATTGAAACGGATACTTTTGGTGCGACTTCGATTGTGTTGGCTGAATATGACTTGGCAGATCAGACATATTACCTGAACAAGACAGCAGCCGAATTGGCAAAGCGAGTGGCGGCGGAATTCTCGACACCAGAAAAACCCCGGTTTGTGGCGGGTTCTATTGGCCCGACAACGAAACTTCCTACTTTAGGACATATCGACTTTAACACAATGAAAACTGCTTTTGCAGAACAAGCAGACGCTTTATGGGATGGTGGGGTTGATATATTTATTGTCGAGACTTGTCAGGATGTGCTGCAAATTAAAGCAGCGCTGAATGGCATTGAAGAAGTTTTTGCCAAAAAAGGCGATCGCCGTCCGTTGATGGTATCGGTGACAATGGAAAGTATGGGCACGATGCTGGTAGGAACCGAAATCAGTGCCGTACTCACAATTTTGGAACCTTTCCCAATTGATATTCTCGGTCTCAACTGTGCTACAGGCCCAGACCTGATGAAGCCACATATTAAATATTTGGCAGAACATTCACCTTTCACAGTTTCTTGTATTCCGAATGCGGGTTTACCTGAGAATGTTGGCGGTCAAGCACACTACCGTTTGACACCGATGGAATTACGGATGGCTTTGATGCACTTTGTTGAAGATTTGGGTGTCCAAGTGATTGGGGGTTGCTGTGGGACACGTCCAGAACACATTCAACAATTAGCAGAAATTGCCAAAGACTTAAAGCCAAAAGTTAGACAGCCGAATTTAGAACCAGCGGCAGCATCAATTTACACCACTCAGCCCTACGATCAAGATAACTCTTTCTTAATTGTGGGCGAACGCCTCAACGCCAGTGGTTCCAAAAAGTGCCGCGAATTGCTGAATGCTGAAGATTGGGATGGACTCGTTTCAATGGCGAGATCCCAGGTAAAAGAAGGTGCCCATATTCTTGATGTCAACGTCGATTACGTCGGACGCGATGGCGTGCGAGATATGCACGAACTCGTTTCGCGTATTGTTAATAATGTCACATTACCCTTAATGCTCGACTCCACTGAATGGGAAAAGATGGAGGCGGGTTTAAAAGTCGCTGGGGGTAAATGTTTGCTGAACTCCACCAACTACGAAGACGGCGAACCGCGTTTCTTAAAGGTGTTGGAATTAGCGAAGAAATACGGTGCTGGGGTAGTCATTGGCACAATTGATGAAGAAGGGATGGCACGGACTGCTGAGAAAAAATTTGCGATCGCTCAACGTGCCTATCGTCAAGCGGTAGAATATGGCATACCTCCCACAGAAATCTTCTTTGATACTTTAGCTTTACCCATCTCTACAGGGATTGAAGAAGATAGAGCAAATGGCAAAGCCACTATTGAAGCTATCCGCAGAATTCGTCAAGAATTGCCAGGATGTCATGTAATTTTGGGTGTTTCCAATATATCCTTTGGTCTTAGCCCCGCAGCGCGTATTGTCCTGAATTCGATGTTTTTACACGAAGCGATGAGTGTAGGGATGGATGCAGCTATTGTTAGCGCTAGCAAGATTTTACCACTTTCTAAGATTGAACCACAGCATCAAGAAGTTTGTCGCCAGTTAATTTATGATGAACGTCGATTTGAGGGTAATGTCTGCGTTTACGATCCTCTAGGAGAACTTACCACAGTTTTTGCTGGGGTAACGACAAAACGCAACAAAGGTGTTGATGAAAGTCTCCCCATTGAAGAACGCTTGAAACGTCATATCATTGACGGCGAACGCATTGGTTTGGAGGCACAACTAACAAAAGCTTTAGAACAATATCCCCCCTTAGAAATTATCAACACTTTTCTGCTGGATGGAATGAAAGTTGTCGGTGAGTTGTTCGGTTCTGGACAAATGCAGCTACCCTTTGTATTACAGTCTGCGGAAACCATGAAAGCAGCCGTAGCTTACCTCGAACCATTCATGGAAAAGTCAGAAGCTGGCAATAATGCGAAAGGAACAGTAATCATTGCCACTGTAAAAGGTGATGTCCACGATATTGGTAAAAACCTAGTGGATATCATTCTTTCTAATAATGGCTATAAAGTCATTAACTTAGGAATTAAACAGTCGGTAGAAAACATTATTCAGGCTTACGAACAGCATAAACCTGATTGTATTGCCATGAGTGGGTTGCTAGTAAAATCTACCGCTTTTATGAAAGAAAATTTGGAGGTTTTCAACGAAAAAGGAATTAGTGTCCCGGTAATTTTAGGTGGTGCGGCGTTAACTCCTAAATTTGTCTATGAAGATTGTCAAAATACCTACAAAGGTAAAGTAGTTTATGGCAAAGATGCCTTTTCTGACTTGCATTTCATGGATAAATTAATGCCAGCGAAAGCTGCTGATAAATGGGATAATTTGCAAGGATTTTTAGATGAAGCAGGAACTGAGAAATCAGAAATCGCTTCCCCGAAATCAGAGGTGATTACTGAAAAATCTTCTCTCAAGACTCAGAACTTAGAACTTAGCAATGAAATAGATACAAGACGTTCTGAAGCTGTGTCGGTAGATATTGAACGTCCCACACCGCCTTTTTGGAAAACGAAGTTGTTGCAGTCTAGCGATATTTCTTTAGAGAAAATATTCAATTATTTGGATTTGCAAGCTTTAATTGCTGGACAATGGCAATTCCGCAAACCAAAGGAACAAACTAAGGAGGAATATCAAGCTTTCTTAAATGAAAAAGTGTATCCAATTTTGGAAGATTGGAAAAACCGAATTATTGCGGAGAAGCTGTTGCATCCCCAGGTGATTTATGGATATTTTCCTTGTCAGGCTGAGGGTAATAAGTTGCATATTTATGACACGAACCGCCTAGACGCCAAGGAAATAGCTAAGTTTGAGTTTCCTAGGCAAAAGTCTTTAAGGAGACTGTGTATTGCAGATTTCTTTGCGCCTAAGGAGTCAGGGATAATTGATGTGTTCCCAATGCAGGCTGTGACTGTGGGTGAAATTGCAACAGAGTACGCGCAGAAATTATTTGCAGATCATCAATACACTGATTACCTCTATTTCCACGGTTTAGCAGTGCAGTTAGCAGAAGCTTTAGCCGAATGGACACATGCCAGAATTCGTCAGGAATTGGGTTTTGCGGCTGAAGAACCAGATAATATTCGCGATATCTTGGCCCAACGCTATCGAGGTTCCCGTTATAGTTTTGGCTATCCGGCTTGTCCGAATATTCAGGATCAGTACAAGCAATTGGAGTTGTTGAGGACTGACAGGATTAATCTATATATGGATGAAAGCGAGCAGCTTTATCCAGAACAGTCTACAACGGCGATTATTGCTTATCACCCAGTAGCGAAGTACTTTAGCGCATAG
- a CDS encoding alpha/beta hydrolase fold protein: MTTSTTAFNTTKTWTWQGFPICYQTQGSAGPAVVLVHGFGASWWHWRQNIPVLAEHCRVYAIDLIGFGNSAKPKPGEKIDYTLETWGQQVADFCREVVGEAAFLVGNSIGCIVAMQAAVSNPEIALGVALLNCSLRLLHDRKRATLPWSRRFGAPLLQRLLSIQPIGAFFFSQVAKPKTVRKILLQAYANSEAVTDELVDILTAPASDPGAVAVFLAFTNYSTGPLPEDLLPALPCPAIILWGTADPWEPVDLGRELANYPQVLKFIPLEGVGHCPQDEAPELVNPILQDWIWEQTKNK; encoded by the coding sequence ATGACAACTTCTACAACCGCATTTAACACCACCAAAACTTGGACTTGGCAAGGTTTCCCCATTTGCTATCAAACCCAAGGAAGCGCTGGCCCAGCAGTTGTTCTAGTGCATGGCTTTGGGGCTTCGTGGTGGCACTGGCGGCAAAATATCCCTGTGCTAGCAGAACACTGCCGCGTTTATGCCATTGATTTAATAGGCTTTGGCAATTCGGCTAAACCCAAGCCAGGCGAAAAAATTGATTACACCCTTGAAACTTGGGGACAGCAAGTAGCTGATTTCTGCCGTGAAGTGGTAGGTGAAGCAGCATTTTTGGTAGGAAATTCTATTGGCTGTATAGTCGCAATGCAAGCGGCAGTGAGTAACCCAGAGATTGCTTTAGGAGTGGCATTACTCAATTGTTCTTTAAGATTATTACACGATCGCAAACGGGCAACTTTACCTTGGTCTCGTCGTTTTGGCGCACCTCTTCTTCAGCGCCTATTATCTATCCAACCAATTGGTGCATTCTTTTTCAGTCAAGTTGCTAAACCAAAGACAGTTAGGAAAATTCTGCTGCAAGCCTATGCTAATTCTGAGGCTGTAACAGATGAGTTGGTAGATATTTTGACTGCGCCAGCCAGCGATCCTGGTGCGGTGGCAGTTTTCTTGGCTTTTACAAATTATTCCACAGGCCCCTTACCGGAAGACCTTTTACCTGCGCTACCTTGTCCAGCAATTATTTTATGGGGAACGGCCGATCCTTGGGAACCAGTGGATTTAGGTAGAGAGTTAGCTAATTATCCCCAAGTACTGAAGTTTATTCCCTTGGAAGGAGTGGGACATTGCCCTCAAGATGAAGCACCGGAATTAGTTAATCCGATTTTACAAGATTGGATTTGGGAGCAAACAAAGAATAAGTGA
- a CDS encoding alkyl hydroperoxide reductase/ thiol specific antioxidant/ Mal allergen yields MTTLETIDTPIGSYAPDFELPGIDNQVHHLSRYLKKFRAVGVISMSNRCPYVALYLDRLKKIQAEFAKFGFTLIGMNGSAAIGHPTESFENMKVFAESHGLNFPYLWDSTQDVTQSFGACKTPMAFLIDNTGILRYKGQIDNHPHNPLGGGEDYLKKAIAALLKGHKIYPPETEAIGTSLIWRN; encoded by the coding sequence ATGACTACACTAGAAACTATTGATACTCCTATTGGGAGCTATGCACCAGACTTTGAGCTGCCCGGAATTGACAATCAAGTACACCATCTTAGTCGTTATCTCAAAAAGTTTCGTGCAGTTGGTGTCATCTCAATGTCCAACCGCTGCCCTTATGTAGCCTTATATTTAGATAGACTAAAAAAGATTCAAGCGGAATTTGCAAAGTTTGGTTTTACACTGATTGGGATGAATGGTAGTGCAGCTATTGGGCATCCAACAGAAAGCTTTGAAAATATGAAAGTTTTTGCTGAAAGTCACGGATTGAACTTCCCTTATCTATGGGACTCAACCCAAGATGTGACTCAAAGTTTTGGTGCTTGTAAAACACCAATGGCTTTCTTAATAGATAATACAGGTATATTACGCTACAAAGGTCAAATTGACAATCATCCCCATAACCCTCTAGGTGGGGGAGAAGATTATTTAAAAAAGGCGATCGCAGCGCTACTAAAAGGTCATAAAATATATCCACCAGAAACTGAGGCAATAGGTACTTCATTAATCTGGCGTAACTAG
- the pyrH gene encoding uridylate kinase: MGTNYRRVLLKLSGEALMGNMGYGIDPEVVKEIAQEVGEVVATGVQIAIVVGGGNIFRGVKAASAGMDRATADYIGMIATVMNAMTLQDSLERIGVQTRVQTAIAMQELAEPYIRRRAIRHLEKGRVVIFGAGSGNPFFTTDTTAALRAAEIDAEVIFKATKVDGVYDADPHVYPDAKRYTSLTYAHVLAKDLRVMDTTAIALCKENNIPILVFDLTVRGNIHRAVMGESIGTLVGGSCEIS, translated from the coding sequence ATGGGAACGAATTACCGACGGGTTTTACTTAAACTGAGCGGTGAAGCTTTAATGGGTAACATGGGCTATGGGATTGATCCAGAAGTGGTCAAAGAAATAGCTCAAGAGGTAGGAGAGGTGGTAGCCACTGGCGTTCAGATCGCTATCGTCGTTGGCGGCGGCAATATTTTTCGTGGCGTCAAAGCGGCGTCGGCGGGAATGGACAGGGCAACCGCTGACTACATTGGGATGATTGCCACGGTAATGAATGCCATGACGCTGCAAGATTCGTTAGAACGAATAGGGGTACAGACGCGAGTGCAAACTGCGATCGCTATGCAAGAATTAGCGGAACCGTATATTCGTCGTCGTGCCATCCGTCATCTTGAGAAAGGACGGGTGGTAATTTTTGGCGCGGGTTCTGGAAATCCCTTCTTTACAACCGACACTACTGCTGCCTTAAGAGCCGCAGAAATCGATGCTGAAGTGATTTTTAAAGCCACCAAGGTAGATGGAGTATACGATGCTGACCCTCATGTCTATCCTGATGCCAAACGTTACACCAGCCTCACCTACGCCCATGTTTTGGCTAAAGATTTGCGGGTAATGGATACTACCGCGATTGCCTTGTGTAAAGAAAATAATATTCCGATTCTGGTCTTTGACCTGACAGTGCGAGGTAATATTCACCGCGCAGTCATGGGAGAATCCATCGGCACCCTTGTGGGAGGTTCTTGTGAAATTAGCTGA
- a CDS encoding ribosome recycling factor produces MKLAEAESKMQHTVEATQRAFNTIRTGRANASLLDKVLVEYYGTPTPLKSLANISTPDATTILIQPYDRSSLNIVEKAISLSDVGLTPSNDGSVIRLNIPPLTSDRRKELVKIAAKYAEEGRVGIRNIRRDAVDSIRKQEKNAEISEDESRDQQDKLQKLTNKYTARIDELLAEKEKDITTV; encoded by the coding sequence GTGAAATTAGCTGAAGCTGAGAGTAAAATGCAACATACCGTTGAGGCAACTCAACGCGCTTTTAACACGATTCGTACTGGTCGCGCCAATGCGAGTCTACTAGATAAGGTATTGGTAGAGTATTACGGTACACCTACCCCTTTGAAATCACTGGCAAATATCAGTACGCCTGATGCCACCACTATCCTGATTCAACCTTACGATCGCAGCAGCTTGAATATAGTTGAAAAGGCAATTTCTCTGTCAGATGTAGGGTTAACCCCCAGCAACGACGGTTCGGTAATTCGGCTCAATATACCACCTTTGACAAGCGATCGCCGTAAAGAACTAGTCAAAATCGCTGCTAAATATGCCGAAGAAGGTCGTGTTGGGATTCGTAACATCCGCCGCGATGCTGTAGACTCAATACGCAAACAGGAGAAAAACGCAGAAATTTCCGAAGATGAATCGCGAGACCAACAAGACAAACTCCAAAAATTAACGAATAAATATACTGCCAGAATTGACGAATTATTGGCAGAAAAAGAAAAAGACATTACCACTGTCTAG